One window of Mediterraneibacter butyricigenes genomic DNA carries:
- a CDS encoding NAD(P)-binding protein — translation MSRLEISVPGKAQLVIEGLYRDLERRIEASPPGLCPVDMTRAFLEMCHAQTCGKCVPCRVGLWQLKNLLTDVMNGTATLESLDLMEDLAVSIMDSADCAIGYEAARMVYQSLIGCREDYEEHVHQGKCTCQYKQPVPCVALCPAHVDIPGYVALVGEKRYADAIRLIRKDNPFPTTCGFICEHPCEARCRRNIVDDAVNIRGLKRVAADFAGEVDPPQCAPSTGKKIAVVGGGPGGLSAAYYLQLMGHQTTVFEMLPKLGGMLRYGIPNYRLPKERLDDDIQAILKTGVKVIYGKRIGTDMTIQSLRSEYDAVLITIGASTDKKLGIEGEDAQGVISAVQFLRDVGKNQNMDLSGQQVAVIGGGNVSMDAVRTAKRLGAEKVSIVYRRRVADMTALPAEIEGAVAEGIEVKTLMAPKRIEKDENGHIKGIYVTPQMISQIKDGRASVKPTGEEDRFIPCQTLIVAIGQDIESKHFEEAGVPVSRGKIITERYGGFDNIPGVFAGGDCASGPASVIKAIAAAKVVAANIDEYLGFNHEISCDVEIPEAKITDRPPCGRVNLTEREAAERVRNFEGVENCMTEKEACQEAGRCLRCDHFGYGIFKGGRETLW, via the coding sequence ATGAGCAGATTGGAAATTTCAGTTCCTGGAAAAGCCCAACTGGTAATAGAAGGGCTTTATCGTGATCTGGAGCGAAGAATCGAGGCCAGTCCTCCGGGATTATGTCCGGTGGATATGACGAGAGCATTTCTGGAGATGTGTCATGCACAGACCTGCGGAAAATGTGTTCCCTGTCGTGTGGGATTGTGGCAGCTTAAGAATCTTCTGACGGATGTGATGAATGGAACGGCAACGCTAGAGTCTTTGGATCTTATGGAGGATCTTGCAGTATCTATTATGGACAGTGCAGACTGTGCCATTGGTTATGAAGCGGCAAGAATGGTCTATCAGAGTTTGATCGGATGCAGAGAAGACTACGAGGAACATGTTCATCAGGGAAAATGCACCTGCCAGTACAAACAGCCGGTACCGTGTGTGGCATTATGTCCTGCGCATGTGGATATTCCGGGCTATGTAGCACTGGTTGGAGAAAAACGTTATGCAGATGCGATACGTCTGATTCGAAAGGATAACCCATTCCCGACCACATGTGGATTTATCTGTGAGCATCCGTGTGAAGCAAGATGCCGCAGAAACATTGTGGATGATGCAGTGAATATTCGCGGACTGAAGCGTGTGGCAGCAGATTTTGCCGGGGAAGTGGATCCGCCGCAGTGTGCACCATCAACCGGGAAAAAGATTGCAGTAGTGGGTGGAGGACCTGGAGGATTAAGTGCTGCTTACTACCTGCAGCTGATGGGACATCAGACTACAGTTTTTGAAATGCTTCCAAAGCTGGGAGGTATGCTGCGATACGGGATTCCGAATTACCGTTTGCCAAAAGAACGGCTAGATGATGATATTCAGGCGATTCTGAAGACTGGGGTAAAGGTAATCTATGGAAAACGGATCGGTACGGACATGACGATCCAGAGTCTGCGAAGTGAATATGATGCTGTCCTGATCACTATTGGTGCAAGTACGGATAAAAAACTGGGGATTGAAGGAGAAGATGCCCAGGGCGTGATTTCGGCAGTACAGTTTTTGAGAGATGTAGGAAAGAATCAGAATATGGATCTGTCTGGTCAGCAGGTTGCTGTCATTGGAGGCGGAAATGTATCTATGGATGCAGTACGTACAGCAAAACGGCTTGGCGCAGAGAAAGTCAGCATCGTATACAGAAGAAGAGTGGCAGATATGACAGCACTTCCGGCAGAAATCGAAGGTGCAGTTGCCGAAGGAATTGAAGTGAAGACTTTGATGGCACCGAAGAGGATTGAAAAAGATGAAAATGGTCATATAAAAGGAATTTATGTGACACCGCAAATGATCAGTCAAATTAAGGATGGAAGAGCCAGTGTAAAACCAACCGGAGAAGAAGATCGTTTTATTCCGTGTCAGACTCTGATCGTTGCGATTGGACAGGACATAGAATCCAAGCATTTTGAGGAGGCAGGAGTGCCTGTCAGCCGCGGAAAGATTATTACAGAAAGATATGGTGGATTTGACAATATTCCAGGAGTGTTTGCAGGTGGTGACTGTGCCAGTGGTCCGGCATCAGTTATTAAAGCAATTGCGGCAGCCAAAGTAGTGGCGGCGAATATCGATGAATATCTGGGATTTAATCATGAAATCAGCTGTGATGTGGAGATTCCGGAAGCGAAGATCACAGATAGACCGCCTTGCGGAAGAGTGAACCTGACGGAACGTGAAGCGGCTGAGAGAGTAAGAAACTTTGAAGGTGTAGAAAACTGTATGACGGAAAAAGAAGCCTGTCAGGAAGCCGGAAGATGCTTAAGGTGTGACCATTTCGGTTATGGAATCTTTAAAGGAGGGAGGGAGACGTTGTGGTAA
- the mdcA gene encoding malonate decarboxylase subunit alpha produces MIRHEVDAWDTERQKKREKMEAIYQFSDGKVVKEDQIKQLLETAIRPGETVAIEGDNQKQAVQLSKGLATVDPKKVNGLHIVMSCTQMQEHLDIFELGIAEKLDFSYAGNAAKRLPEMIEAGTVKVGAIHTYLEMFSRMFTDLIPNVCLCVAEEADKDGNLYTGPNTEETPTIVEATAFKSGVVIVQVNKLVDKVTRIDIPGEWVDVVVPTEEPCVIEPIMTRDPQYIKDVHVLQGMMAIKGIYAKHLVTRMNHGIGFNTAAIELLLPTYGEELGLKGKICTNWVSNPIPAMIPAIETGWVKSVVAFGSELGMEDYVRERSDVFFTGADGSLRSNRCYAQMAGMYGIDMFTGSTLQMDADGNSSTVTKGRITGFGGAPNMGSNPHGRRHSSPAWNSMITNPSDPMAKGNKLVTQIVRTQTKAGPTFVEQLDAVEVGKQAGFDEPPVMIYGEDLTHLITEVGLGYVYMGETPEERRKIIAAVAGDTPVGHTITTKEINELRAAGKVAFPEDLGIDPSEATRERLAAKNMKEITDWSDGLYKAPPKFKNW; encoded by the coding sequence ATGATCAGACACGAAGTAGACGCATGGGATACCGAGCGTCAGAAAAAGCGGGAAAAAATGGAGGCGATCTATCAATTTTCTGATGGGAAAGTCGTAAAAGAAGATCAGATCAAACAGTTGTTAGAGACAGCCATTCGCCCGGGAGAGACCGTTGCGATCGAAGGTGACAACCAGAAACAGGCAGTTCAGCTCTCAAAGGGACTGGCTACGGTAGATCCGAAAAAGGTAAACGGACTTCACATCGTAATGTCCTGTACACAGATGCAGGAACATCTGGATATCTTCGAATTGGGGATCGCAGAAAAACTTGATTTCTCCTACGCAGGAAACGCTGCAAAGAGACTTCCGGAAATGATCGAAGCAGGAACTGTAAAAGTTGGAGCTATCCACACATATTTGGAGATGTTCAGCCGTATGTTTACGGACCTGATTCCGAATGTCTGCCTGTGTGTAGCAGAAGAAGCTGATAAGGACGGTAACCTTTACACCGGACCGAACACAGAAGAGACTCCGACGATCGTTGAGGCAACTGCATTTAAGAGTGGTGTTGTAATTGTTCAGGTTAATAAACTGGTTGACAAGGTTACACGTATTGATATCCCTGGTGAATGGGTAGACGTAGTTGTTCCGACTGAGGAACCATGTGTGATCGAGCCGATCATGACCCGTGACCCACAGTACATCAAAGATGTACATGTCCTTCAGGGAATGATGGCAATCAAAGGAATCTATGCAAAACATCTCGTTACCCGTATGAATCATGGAATTGGATTCAATACAGCAGCAATCGAGCTTCTGCTTCCTACATATGGAGAAGAACTTGGACTGAAAGGAAAGATTTGTACAAACTGGGTATCCAACCCGATTCCGGCTATGATCCCGGCAATCGAAACAGGATGGGTAAAGAGCGTTGTAGCTTTTGGTAGTGAGCTTGGAATGGAAGACTATGTAAGAGAAAGATCTGATGTATTCTTTACCGGAGCAGACGGAAGCCTTCGTTCCAACAGATGCTATGCACAGATGGCTGGTATGTATGGAATTGATATGTTTACAGGTTCCACACTTCAGATGGATGCAGATGGAAACTCTTCTACAGTAACAAAGGGAAGAATCACAGGATTCGGTGGAGCACCGAACATGGGATCCAACCCACACGGAAGAAGACATTCCTCACCGGCATGGAACAGTATGATTACCAATCCATCCGATCCGATGGCGAAAGGAAACAAGCTGGTTACACAGATCGTTCGTACTCAGACAAAAGCAGGCCCGACATTCGTAGAACAGTTAGATGCTGTTGAAGTAGGAAAACAGGCTGGATTTGATGAGCCACCGGTAATGATCTACGGCGAAGACCTGACCCATCTGATTACAGAAGTTGGTCTTGGATATGTATATATGGGTGAAACACCGGAAGAAAGAAGAAAGATCATTGCTGCAGTAGCAGGAGATACACCGGTTGGACACACCATTACAACGAAAGAGATCAATGAATTGAGAGCAGCTGGAAAGGTAGCATTCCCAGAAGATCTCGGAATTGATCCTTCAGAAGCAACCAGAGAGAGACTGGCAGCTAAGAATATGAAGGAGATCACAGACTGGTCAGATGGTCTGTACAAAGCTCCGCCGAAATTCAAAAACTGGTAA
- a CDS encoding LysR family transcriptional regulator — translation MKLLQLKYFQTICKYNNITRASNELHVSQPSLSNVIRDLEEEFGVTLFQRLSKGLSLTEEGKILLEHTEKVLSCADVLIEEMTRLGKANQEVKLGIPPMISSIVFPGIMKDLQKQYPLTTLTVTEHGSLTNKSMVADAQLDAALVSGGEPFPACLDMIDICDIPIYFYTSIENPIACRSEISFEDLENVPLVLLKKDTWLTSHVLRRFEKIGIKPTVILYTDQLQTIQRLVDNNTAATFLFDGILNTDENMVSLSFQKAPTAKVRLIWNKNQKHSEGLKNLIHLLKSRS, via the coding sequence ATGAAATTGTTACAACTTAAATACTTTCAAACCATTTGTAAATATAATAACATTACCCGAGCTTCCAATGAGTTGCATGTTTCTCAGCCAAGTCTTTCCAATGTCATCCGCGACCTCGAAGAAGAATTTGGTGTCACTCTTTTCCAACGTCTCAGCAAGGGTCTTTCACTTACTGAAGAAGGAAAAATCCTTCTGGAGCACACCGAAAAAGTTCTCAGTTGTGCTGATGTTCTGATAGAAGAAATGACTCGCCTCGGAAAAGCAAATCAAGAAGTTAAACTCGGAATTCCTCCGATGATTAGCTCTATCGTATTCCCTGGGATCATGAAAGATCTCCAGAAGCAATACCCTCTGACTACTTTAACTGTCACCGAACACGGATCTCTTACCAACAAATCCATGGTCGCCGATGCTCAGTTAGATGCTGCGTTAGTTTCCGGCGGTGAACCATTTCCAGCCTGCCTCGATATGATAGATATCTGTGACATTCCGATTTATTTCTATACATCCATTGAAAACCCTATTGCCTGCAGATCCGAAATTTCTTTCGAAGACCTAGAAAATGTTCCTCTGGTTCTTCTTAAAAAAGACACCTGGCTGACATCCCACGTCCTTCGTCGTTTTGAAAAAATCGGAATCAAGCCAACCGTCATTCTTTATACTGATCAGCTTCAGACAATCCAGCGTCTGGTAGATAATAATACTGCAGCAACTTTTCTCTTCGACGGAATCTTAAACACCGATGAAAATATGGTCTCTCTTTCTTTCCAGAAAGCTCCAACCGCCAAGGTTCGACTGATCTGGAACAAGAACCAAAAGCACTCTGAAGGCTTGAAAAACCTGATTCATCTACTCAAGAGTCGTTCGTAA
- a CDS encoding [FeFe] hydrogenase, group A: protein MVNLTIDNQKISVPEGTTIMEAAKQIEISIPRLCFLKGINEIAACRVCVVEVEGMEKVITSCNNVAKEGMVIYTNSPKVRRARQRNVQLLLSQHDCKCAVCVRSGNCSLQKLANDLNIIDLPFKERYEKDDWDQKFPLIRDARKCVKCMRCVQICDKVQSLNIWDVVSTGSRTTVGVQENKKINDVNCALCGQCITHCPVGALRERDDTEKVWDAIADSKKVVVAQVAPAVRAAWGEALGLSREEATVGKIMDALKKMGVDYVFDTSFTADLTIMEEGNEFLQRLTKGELNLRPMFTSCCPGWIRFIKSQYPHLVPQLSTAKSPQQMFGAVMKTYFAESIGVKPEDMVTVSVMPCVAKKGEANMELYAGEYAGHDVDIVLTTRELTRMMRSAHIEVDTLKDRECDPLMKEYTGAGVIFGATGGVMEAALRSAHYLLTGKNPDPDAFKIVRSPAFGSGVIEAEVQIGHAKVRAAVVSGLGNTRKLIEQIEKGQVHYDFVEVMACPGGCVGGGGQPIHDGEELAHDRGENLYFLDKHADLRFSHENPDVIRLYHDYFEKPLSHKSHMLLHTDHNKWQMPGR, encoded by the coding sequence GTGGTAAATCTTACAATAGATAATCAAAAGATAAGTGTTCCGGAAGGGACCACGATTATGGAAGCGGCAAAACAGATTGAAATCTCTATCCCAAGACTTTGTTTCCTGAAGGGAATTAATGAGATTGCAGCCTGTCGTGTCTGTGTAGTAGAAGTGGAAGGAATGGAAAAGGTGATCACTTCCTGCAATAACGTGGCAAAGGAGGGAATGGTAATCTATACCAACAGCCCGAAAGTGCGTCGTGCCAGACAGAGAAATGTGCAGCTTCTCTTATCACAGCATGACTGTAAATGCGCGGTTTGTGTCAGAAGTGGAAATTGTTCACTTCAGAAGCTCGCCAATGATCTTAATATTATTGATCTCCCGTTTAAAGAGCGCTATGAAAAGGATGACTGGGATCAAAAATTCCCATTGATTCGTGATGCCAGAAAATGTGTAAAATGTATGAGGTGTGTTCAGATCTGTGATAAGGTACAGAGTCTGAATATCTGGGATGTGGTGAGTACCGGATCCAGAACAACAGTTGGCGTACAGGAAAATAAAAAAATAAATGATGTAAACTGTGCTCTTTGTGGTCAGTGTATTACACATTGCCCGGTAGGAGCATTGAGAGAACGGGATGATACAGAGAAAGTATGGGATGCGATCGCGGATTCTAAAAAAGTAGTGGTAGCGCAGGTGGCACCGGCTGTCCGCGCGGCCTGGGGAGAGGCACTTGGACTTTCAAGAGAAGAGGCGACGGTTGGAAAGATTATGGATGCCCTGAAAAAGATGGGGGTAGATTATGTATTTGATACATCATTTACGGCAGACCTGACTATTATGGAAGAGGGAAATGAATTTTTGCAGCGTCTTACAAAAGGAGAACTGAATCTGCGACCGATGTTTACTTCATGTTGTCCGGGATGGATACGATTTATCAAATCTCAGTATCCACATCTTGTTCCGCAGCTTTCAACCGCAAAATCTCCACAACAGATGTTCGGAGCGGTTATGAAAACCTATTTTGCAGAATCTATCGGAGTGAAACCGGAAGATATGGTGACTGTATCCGTTATGCCTTGTGTTGCGAAAAAAGGTGAGGCAAATATGGAACTGTATGCCGGAGAATATGCGGGACATGATGTAGATATCGTCCTGACAACAAGAGAATTGACCAGAATGATGCGCTCGGCACATATTGAAGTGGATACATTAAAAGACAGGGAATGCGATCCGTTGATGAAAGAATATACCGGAGCAGGTGTGATCTTTGGCGCGACAGGCGGTGTTATGGAGGCGGCGTTGCGCTCGGCACATTATCTGTTGACGGGGAAAAATCCAGATCCGGATGCATTCAAGATTGTGCGTAGTCCGGCTTTTGGAAGTGGGGTAATAGAGGCTGAGGTGCAGATCGGACATGCGAAAGTGCGTGCGGCGGTTGTAAGTGGCCTGGGAAATACCAGAAAGCTGATCGAACAGATTGAAAAGGGACAAGTTCACTATGATTTCGTGGAAGTTATGGCATGTCCGGGCGGATGTGTCGGAGGTGGTGGACAACCGATTCATGATGGAGAGGAACTTGCCCATGACAGAGGAGAAAATCTATACTTCCTGGATAAGCATGCAGATTTGAGATTCTCTCATGAGAACCCGGATGTGATTCGCTTGTATCATGATTATTTTGAAAAGCCATTATCACACAAATCACACATGTTATTGCATACAGATCATAACAAATGGCAGATGCCAGGGCGTTAA